A single window of Pristis pectinata isolate sPriPec2 chromosome 8, sPriPec2.1.pri, whole genome shotgun sequence DNA harbors:
- the LOC127573694 gene encoding interferon-inducible GTPase 5-like has translation MGGASSSKQVEPSETPTFFTQEELIKLKSTFETGGVKNIKPLIQQKLTELDNTELNIAVTGEAGTGKSTFINAMRGLKYSDEGAAEVGNIETTTEPSRYPHPSLPNVCFWDLPGIGTRKFEAHKYLKAVQFQRYDFFIIIADCRLRENDIKLVKEIQKMGKNFYFVRSKIDNDLDSMRKQRGNINDKEELKDIRKNHVSELREAGIPDPSVFLVSSLYPKKYDFILLNETLEHDLPNVKKSIFVLALPNLNIGIVQKKSEVLKKRVWMLATLSGTVGAIPVPGVSLACDISILIGGIIHFRKCLGLDDASLQRLANRADIPVNKMKAELKHPLLGEINKDLITRLSLGTAVVAVSAVEIGLYAFPVLGSIFGAGSSFLMTYTILSDALKVLTEHAERVVKVAFLTIK, from the coding sequence CAAACAGGTAGAGCCGTCTGAGACTCCCACATTCTTCACACAGGAAGAGCTGATCAAACTAAAGTCCACTTTTGAAACGGGTGGGGTAAAGAACATCAAACCTCTGATACAGCAGAAATTAACTGAGCTGGACAACACAGAGCTTAACATCGCAGTGACAGGAGAGGCAGGTACAGGGAAGTCCACCTTCATCAACGCCATGAGAGGGCTTAAGTATTCCGACGAGGGAGCGGCTGAAGTTGGAAACATAGAAACTACAACGGAGCCAAGCAGATACCCACATCCCAGCCTGCCCAATGTTTGCTTCTGGGACCTGCCAGGAATAGGAACTAGAAAATTCGAAGCTCACAAATACCTGAAGGCAGTGCAATTTCAACGCTACGATTTCTTCATTATAATCGCAGACTGTCGACTGAGAGAAAATGATATAAAACTTGTCAAAGAGATCCAAAAAATGGGGAAGAATTTCTACTTTGTCCGATCTAAGATTGACAATGATCTTGATTCAATGAGAAAACAACGAGGTAATATCAATGATAAAGAAGAACTGAAAGACATCCGGAAGAATCATGTCAGTGAATTGAGAGAGGCAGGGATTCCAGATCCCTCTGTGTTCCTGGTATCCAGTTTATATCCAAAGAAGTATGACTTTATTCTGCTAAACGAAACGCTTGAACACGATCTACCGAACGTAAAGAAAAGTATCTTTGTCCTGGCCCTTCCGAACCTAAATATAGGGATTGTACAGAAGAAAAGTGAGGTGCTGAAGAAACGTGTCTGGATGTTGGCAACGCTCTCGGGAACAGTTGGAGCGATCCCTGTTCCTGGTGTGTCTCTTGCTTGTGATATCAGTATACTGATTGGAGGAATAATCCATTTCCGTAAATGTCTGGGTCTGGATGATGCTTCTCTTCAAAGACTGGCCAACAGGGCAGATATACCTGTGAACAAGATGAAGGCTGAATTAAAACATCCACTTCTTGGGGAAATAAATAAAGATTTAATAACGAGGTTAAGCTTGGGTACTGCAGTCGTTGCAGTTTCAGCCGTTGAAATTGGTCTTTACGCTTTCCCAGTACTTGGTTCCATTTTTGGAGCAGGATCATCATTTCTCATGACCTACACAATACTAAGTGATGCACTGAAGGTTCTTACGGAACAcgcagaaagggtggtgaaggttgCGTTTTTGACTATTAAGTAG